One Panicum virgatum strain AP13 chromosome 3N, P.virgatum_v5, whole genome shotgun sequence DNA segment encodes these proteins:
- the LOC120666250 gene encoding uncharacterized protein LOC120666250, with translation MAPLRLGGSKRTYAEYAEPNPATDCLKLFDDVDDSRGLPQTWTIIVRIDVKFPMEPRYHDKQHFILVDTTGSKIEAISYGNNVHRFDTLLQQGCKYILKDVVFGPNWGDLEFRNIGHRFEVTLTRKTRVEPYTFRLQFPPCPKHLMPFHEVIRQPNKTFVDVMGIVVHMEPLEHVGNRLYREVVLMDARWHLIIVGIWSDLFCRNFQRWYKARDEKEIIIATMLRRNSTHRCLESSDHTSLDFNPRHHTWHQLATVRRIMMERQNLRFVNRYLEARWAYLATVLPH, from the exons ATGGCACCACTTCGCCTTGGTGGAAGTAAGAGGACATATGCGGAGTATGCGGAGCCAAATCCAGCAACGGATTG CTTAAAGTTGTTCGATGATGTTGATGATTCTCGAGGTCTACCTCAGACTTGGACTATAATTGTAAGGATAGATGTTAAATTCCCTATGGAGCCTAGGTATCATGATAAGCAACACTTCATCCTTGTCGACACCACT GGTTCCAAAATTGAAGCAATTTCATATGGCAATAACGTCCATCGATTTGACACACTACTTCAGCAAGGATGCAAGTACATTTTGAAAGATGTAGTTTTTGGGCCAAACTGGGGGGACCTTGAATTCAGAAATATTGGGCATCGGTTTGAGGTGACATTGACCAGAAAAACTCGTGTTGAGCCATACACCTTCCGACTTCAGTTCCCTCCCTGCCCAAAGCATCTTATGCCATTTCATGAAGTGATCCGACAACCCAACAAGACATTTGTAG ATGTTATGGGAATAGTTGTCCATATGGAGCCATTGGAGCATGTGGGCAATAGGCTATATAGAGAGGTTGTGTTAATGGATGCAAG GTGGCACCTTATTATTGTTGGGATTTGGAGTGACCTCTTCTGCCGGAATTTTCAACGATGGTACAAAGCTAGAGATGAAAAGGAAATTATAATTGCCACTATGCTGCGACGAAACTCTACACACA GATGCTTGGAGAGCTCAGACCACACATCACTGGACTTCAACCCAAGACATCACACATGGCATCAACTAGCAA ctgttcggcgaATAATGATGGAAAGGCAGAATCTTCGCTTCGTTAACAGATATCTTGAAGCAAGATGGGCATACTTGGCGACCGTGTTACCACACTGA